The bacterium genome includes the window CATCGGGCGCGGAGGCATCGCCACCCTCGAAAAGCCGCGGCTCTACCTCTCCATGAAGCCCGGCGCGCTCACCATTGTCAAGGGCAAGAACTGGGCGTCCCGCACCAATCCCAACGGGCTTTCGAGCCGGTTCAGGATCATCAACGGCGCTCAGTTCGATTTCGACGAATGGGTGAGAAATTGATAAGAAACAGTGGCAAAGGGACAGAGAGACAAAGGGACAAAGAGGAAAAAGCATTGACCCTCCTGTCCTCCGGACATCCCCCCTTTATAGGGGGGACACGGCGACTCGCCGCGCTGCGCGCCGACGCAGCGGGAGCAGAGGGGGGTCTCACTCAGTCCCTTTGCCTCTTTGTCCCTCTGTGCCTGCTTTTTTTACCCTTTTGGTCCTCCCGGTACCGGGATGGTCGTGTCGATCTGGGCGGGACCCATGGCGTATTCGGTGGGGCCGAGCCTGAGGTCGGAATCGAGCATTTCCTGCCAGGTGGTCTCCTTGCCGGTGTATGCGGAAATACGGCCCATGATTCCCATCAGGGTCGATTCGGCGGTTGCGACGATTTCGTTGACCGGTTCGCCGGTGCGGATGGCGGTGACGAGGTCGATGTGCTCCTGGTCGTACATCGAGATGACGGGTTCTTTTTCGCTTTCCTTGGCCTTCGGATCTTTTTCTTCCTTCTTGACCTCGAATTTCCATGCAATGGAGCCGTCACGGTTGTAGATGGTGTCATGGCAGTTGGTCGCGCCTTTCGTACCCACGAGGAAATCCGAGACATTGTTGGTGCACCCGTCGATCTGACGGCACATGCTGGAGAGGTGGAGCCCGTTTTCGTACTCGAAATCGACGGCGAAATTGTCGTACTGGTTGCCGGTGACACGGCGCTGACGGGAGCCGAAACCCACTGCCTTGACGGGGTGCATGCCGAGATACATGCTGATGGTGTCGAGGTTGTGAACATGCTGCTCTACAATGTGGTCGCCTGAGAGCCAGCACCAGTTGACCCAGTCGCGGATCATCCATTCCATGTCCGACCAGCCCTCCTGACGCTCACGGTACCAGAGCTGACCGACATTGAAGTAGCACCGGGCGGCGAGGACATCCCCGATTGCGCCGTCGAGAAAACGGCGGTATGTCTCGATCACCTGCCGCTGGTGACGGTAGCAGGTGCCGGATACGACGACCAGGCCCTTCGTTTTTGCCAGCCCGGCGGTCTCGATGACCGATTTCACCCCGACAGGATCGACAGCCACCGGTTTTTCGATGAACACATGCTTGCCCGCTTTGACAGCGGCGGCGAAATGCATGGGACGGAAATGAGGCGGAGTCGCATGGATCATGACATCGATGCCGGAGTCGAGCGCTTTCTGGTAGGCATCGAACCCGACAAAGCAGGTTTCCTCGGGAACGACCTGCCCCGTTTCCTCCTGAATCTTCTTGCGCGCTTCGTCGATACGATCCTTGAACGTATCCGCCATAGCGGTCACCTGAAGGTTCGGTCCGGCTTTGAGGAAATTGATCGCCGCGCCTGTGCCTCGTCCTCCGCATCCGACAAGCGCCGCTTTCAGCAGGGGACCATCCGGCGCCTTGTCGCGGAATTCGGGGAGTTTGACCTTCGGCTTTGCCTTTGCGCATCCGGCTGTCAGTGCGCCTGCGGCGAGGGCGGTTCCGAGAAATGTTCTGCGCGATTGTGTGCTCATCGTTCGTCTCCGTTATAGGGGTTATACAGTCAAAACGATTTATTCATAAAATTTAATAAACCACGAATTAACATGGATATACAAGGATTTGTATTTAATAATTAATTATGACGAGGACAGGTCGCGACCTGTCCCTACAGGCTACAGGTCTTTCCCCTTGTGCCTTGTGCCTTGTGCCTTGTGCCTTGTGCCTGTTTTTTCCCCTTCTGCCTGTTTTTATCAAACCACCACAAATCCGAGCCCGCGCAGCTTTTCAGCGGCGGAGCTGCACTCTCCGGGAACTACCTCGGTGGTCGGAAACTCTCGACGCACGGGATATTCTTTCCGCAGACGGTCGAATTCGGCCATGGACTGCCGGAATGTCGCGAAATCCTTACGGATATCGTACACCTGAAGGACAGCATCGCGGATGCAGTCCTCATCATGCGCTCCGGAGCAGGTTATACGCTTTCCGGGAGGCAGGACCCCGGCGGCTTTCCATGTCGGCTCTATTCCGAAATGCCTGCATACCGCATCGTACATCATCTGTGTCCCGTTGACCTTCCCGTCGAAGGAATAACCCGCGATATGCGGCGTCCCGTAAACCTTTTCCGCCAGGCTGCGGTCGATGTGCGGCTCGTTCTCCCACACATCGAGAATCGCGGCTTCTATGTTTCTGCCGAGCGCGCCGTGGAGAGCTGTCTCGTCGACGACGCTGCCTCGGGAGCTGTTGATGAGCACACCGTGGACGGCGTCGGTGAAATCCCTGTTGACCATGTGAAAGGTGGGATATTTGCCGTCTTTCACGAGCGGTACATGGAGCGTGATAAAATCAGCCGTGAGCACCTCTTCGAGCGGCAGAAAAGCGGGGTCTCCGGTCGCATCCTTCAGCGGGGGATCGTTTTTGAGCACGGTCATGCCGAGCTCCGCGCACTTTCGGGCGACCTTGCTCCCGACATTTCCGATACCGATGACGCCGATGGATTTCCCCTCGAGCCTGATGCCTCTGTCGTGCGCGTAGACGAGCAGCGCCGCAGTGACATATTCCGAGACAGAGTTTGAATTCGAGCCCGGCGCGCTCGCGAAACCGATGTCGTGAGTCTCCAGATACTCACGGTCGATATGATCGTATCCGATGGTCGATGTGCCGACAAAACGAACCGGTGTGCCTGCCAGCAAGGCTTCATTGACCTTCGTTATCGAGCGGACGATCAGCGCGTCGCAGTTCCTGAGCGAGGGGATGTTTCTGCCGTGGACAAGGGTCACATCGCCGAGTCCTGAAAAGGCTTCGCGGGCATAGGGGATATTCTCGTCGGCAACAATTCTCATGGAAATACCTTTTATTGAGTGTTGAGGTACAATGGGAATAACAGATTAAAGCGTAATATCCAGTAGTATCTTTGAATCAACTTGCATTATTGATACCCCTCGGCTTTGCCGTTTTTCCCTTATGAAACAAAGGGTTAGGTGACCCATTTTTCCCCCCTTAAAAAAGGGGGATGCCGGAAGGCAGGGGGGATCACATATTTTGACTCTATCAGGATCACTTCGGCTGAGTATAGTGCCTTTTCGAACGCAACCCGGTATTACCGGTTCATATCGGGTGCAAGGAATCGGTTCAGCCATTCGATCGACAGCCGCACAGCCTCGGGAGTGGGGGAGTGCCCGGTTCGATGGTTGTAATACCCGATATTCCCCGGCTTTCCGTAAATACCGTACACCTCGCGGGCGGCGTTGATGTAATACCAGCTCTTGTCGGTGTCGGAATCGTCCCCGCCGATCAGTAAAAACGGGCGCGGCGCGATCAGGCCGAGCAGTTCATGCTGGTCGGTGGACGGATCGATATTTCGAATATAATCACCGAAGTACCAGAAGTCATCATAATTGGTGAAGGTTAAACCGATTCCCGGCTCGGAGGCAACAACCGCGGTGATCCGCTCATCCATGGCAGCGGCATAGAGCGCCATCTTCCCGCCGAGCGAATGACCGATTATGCCGATGCGTGCATGATCCGCCTCGGGCATCGTATAAATGTAATCGATTACCCGCCCGGCGTCCCAGACCCATTTACCGAGCCCGGACAGGCCGGGGTGACGGAGTTTCAGCTCTGCGACCGCCTCCCCGTACTGCTCGCCGTAACTTTCGCCGAACCAGCGTACGGCGACCGCGATACAGCCCTGCTGTATCATGAGGTATGCAAATGACCGTACACCGGGCGGAGAATACGATCTCCCGCCCATGTTCTTTCCGGCAGGCGCATCGACATCGTAATACGGTGTGATGACCACCGGTGTCGGTGTAACGAGAGGTTTGCGGGGAATCATGACATAGATTTTTTCACGGAAGCCGGACTCCACCTGAAGATACATGAGCCTGCCGGTGTACTCCTCCTCCTCGAATGTTTCTATCGGGATGACCGACGGTTCGGGCGGGGTTTCATCGATTGTGCCTAAGAGCTTTTCCCATCGGGCGCGGATCGGCTTTTTCTTTTCCTGCCATTGCGGAACCGACTGAATGGTTCCGCCTTTGCCGTCCTTAACGAGCGAGACAAGATTTCCCAGAGAACCGGCGAATCCTTCGGGAGCCCTGTTGTAGGACTCGAACCAGGAAATTTCATCGAATTCCGGCGCTGCGGCCTTTCCCGCGATACTCCTGCATACCCTGAAGCCGGTGAAACGGCTTTTATGCTCGGGTTTCATCGATGACCGGAATCCTCTGCTCCAACTGTTGACCATGCTCATGAACGAGCCGCCGCGCAGTATCCGCTCGGTGCCCCGTGAGGGACCCTGTGGATTATGGAGGGGGATCGGGACGTTATCGACAGGATTGTCAAAATCGGAGCACCATTCCCAGACATTGCCGGTCATGTCGTACAGCCCCGGGGCGTTGGGCAGGAAGCTTCCGGGTTTCTGTGTGGTATTCTTCTGTAATGCCTGCATGAGTTCCGGTATGTTTTTCGTGTTGGAGGAACCGATGTTCCCGTAGCGGTGAACGGTTTCGGGAGTATACACGGTTTCGGTGCTGTCGGCGAGGCTCCATTCGGCGTCGGTCGGGAGCCGGTACCCGTTTTGTGCGAGATTGCATTCCCCCGTGGAAAGATCGTAACAGGGTGCGAGCCCTTCGCGGACGCTTCTCAGGTTGCAGTACCGGACAGCTTCCCACCAGCTCACCGTTTCGACCGGAAAATCCGGCCCCCGGTGATATGAGGGATTGTATCCCATGATATCCGCGAATTCTTTTTGCGTGACCTCGGTTTTCGCGATACTGAACGAACCGACCGTAACGGTCACCGGAATACCGGTTCTGCCATCGGTAACACGATACGATGCGCCGGAAATCGTTACGAACCGGTCGTTTTCGCCCAACACGGCGCCGGCACATGAAAACACCATGAGAAATGCAACGAAAACACAGAATCTCACCGATTTTTATCCATCACCTGATCGATTACGGGGAAAACATGAAATATGAGAAGCCGGAAAATATGTACAAAATCCTCACGATTTGAGCAAAGTCCTCATATTCTTCAGGCTGATCCCGACAGCTTCGAGGGGCGGCCGTTTCGTCCGGTCCTGTTCGACGATGAACCATGCCGCATTCGCCTCCTTTGAGGCCCTGACAATGCTTTTCATATCGAGCACACCTGTTCCCACCGGGGCGAAGCTTCTGTCGGCGTCATCGGCCATGTCCTTCATATGAATGAGAATACAGCGCTTGCCATAACGACGGATGAAGGCAGCAGGATTCTCCCCCGCGAACTGAACCCAGTACACATCGACTTCCGCCTTGACCAGCTCCGGATCGGCGGTCTCGTAAAGGTATTCGATAAGGAATTTATCGTTTTCCTTTTTAAACTCGAAATTGTGGTTGTGATAGCAGAGCTGCATTCCGGCTTTTTTTACGGCGGCTCCGATTTTATTCATGCGCTCCCCGAAAGCCTTGAAGCCCTCGGCGCCTTTATCACGCCATTCGCCAGGCATCGAAGGGCAGATGATAAATGAACTGCCGATACCCGCGTTAAATGCGATAGTCTCATCGAGCTTCTTTTCAAGATTTTCGAATCCCTCGTGAGTACCCGCGCACTTCAAACCGAGATCGTCGATGAGCTTTTTGAGCTCCACCGCGGACAATCCGCCGTAACCCGCGAATTCGACGCCGTCATACCCGATTGCCGCAACCTTTTTGAGCGTTCCGGTGAAATCCTTTTCGGTCAACTCTCTCAACGTATAGAGCTGCAGTCCGACCGGGGCCGTTTTCGGTT containing:
- a CDS encoding Gfo/Idh/MocA family oxidoreductase; the encoded protein is MSTQSRRTFLGTALAAGALTAGCAKAKPKVKLPEFRDKAPDGPLLKAALVGCGGRGTGAAINFLKAGPNLQVTAMADTFKDRIDEARKKIQEETGQVVPEETCFVGFDAYQKALDSGIDVMIHATPPHFRPMHFAAAVKAGKHVFIEKPVAVDPVGVKSVIETAGLAKTKGLVVVSGTCYRHQRQVIETYRRFLDGAIGDVLAARCYFNVGQLWYRERQEGWSDMEWMIRDWVNWCWLSGDHIVEQHVHNLDTISMYLGMHPVKAVGFGSRQRRVTGNQYDNFAVDFEYENGLHLSSMCRQIDGCTNNVSDFLVGTKGATNCHDTIYNRDGSIAWKFEVKKEEKDPKAKESEKEPVISMYDQEHIDLVTAIRTGEPVNEIVATAESTLMGIMGRISAYTGKETTWQEMLDSDLRLGPTEYAMGPAQIDTTIPVPGGPKG
- a CDS encoding sugar phosphate isomerase/epimerase → MRNDRYTRREFTARSAAVISAVGFGSFIPPEKSQAAEKQPKTAPVGLQLYTLRELTEKDFTGTLKKVAAIGYDGVEFAGYGGLSAVELKKLIDDLGLKCAGTHEGFENLEKKLDETIAFNAGIGSSFIICPSMPGEWRDKGAEGFKAFGERMNKIGAAVKKAGMQLCYHNHNFEFKKENDKFLIEYLYETADPELVKAEVDVYWVQFAGENPAAFIRRYGKRCILIHMKDMADDADRSFAPVGTGVLDMKSIVRASKEANAAWFIVEQDRTKRPPLEAVGISLKNMRTLLKS
- a CDS encoding 4-phosphoerythronate dehydrogenase; amino-acid sequence: MRIVADENIPYAREAFSGLGDVTLVHGRNIPSLRNCDALIVRSITKVNEALLAGTPVRFVGTSTIGYDHIDREYLETHDIGFASAPGSNSNSVSEYVTAALLVYAHDRGIRLEGKSIGVIGIGNVGSKVARKCAELGMTVLKNDPPLKDATGDPAFLPLEEVLTADFITLHVPLVKDGKYPTFHMVNRDFTDAVHGVLINSSRGSVVDETALHGALGRNIEAAILDVWENEPHIDRSLAEKVYGTPHIAGYSFDGKVNGTQMMYDAVCRHFGIEPTWKAAGVLPPGKRITCSGAHDEDCIRDAVLQVYDIRKDFATFRQSMAEFDRLRKEYPVRREFPTTEVVPGECSSAAEKLRGLGFVVV
- a CDS encoding SUMF1/EgtB/PvdO family nonheme iron enzyme codes for the protein MRFCVFVAFLMVFSCAGAVLGENDRFVTISGASYRVTDGRTGIPVTVTVGSFSIAKTEVTQKEFADIMGYNPSYHRGPDFPVETVSWWEAVRYCNLRSVREGLAPCYDLSTGECNLAQNGYRLPTDAEWSLADSTETVYTPETVHRYGNIGSSNTKNIPELMQALQKNTTQKPGSFLPNAPGLYDMTGNVWEWCSDFDNPVDNVPIPLHNPQGPSRGTERILRGGSFMSMVNSWSRGFRSSMKPEHKSRFTGFRVCRSIAGKAAAPEFDEISWFESYNRAPEGFAGSLGNLVSLVKDGKGGTIQSVPQWQEKKKPIRARWEKLLGTIDETPPEPSVIPIETFEEEEYTGRLMYLQVESGFREKIYVMIPRKPLVTPTPVVITPYYDVDAPAGKNMGGRSYSPPGVRSFAYLMIQQGCIAVAVRWFGESYGEQYGEAVAELKLRHPGLSGLGKWVWDAGRVIDYIYTMPEADHARIGIIGHSLGGKMALYAAAMDERITAVVASEPGIGLTFTNYDDFWYFGDYIRNIDPSTDQHELLGLIAPRPFLLIGGDDSDTDKSWYYINAAREVYGIYGKPGNIGYYNHRTGHSPTPEAVRLSIEWLNRFLAPDMNR